The genomic segment ggacatattgctagtgaatgtccaAAACGGAATACACTTACTATTCAAGAAGGAGAGTGGGGTtccgaagaagaggaagaggaggaggaaTATGAGGAATATGGTGCTGAAGAAAATGACGCTCCATTGTGTGGTGTTGTGAGAAGACTTCTACATTCCGAACCTCTCAAAGATATGCAACAACGAGAGAACCtttttcatactagatgcaaggTTCAAGACAAGGTTTTTGATGTGATTGTTGATGGAGGATCATGCACGGATGTGGCCTCAACTGAACTTGTAAGTAAGCTTAAATTACCTACACGAAATCATGCTAAACCTTACAAGTTAAATTGGCTGGATAATGACACCGGTTTAAAGGTTAAGAAACAAGCACTAGTTTCATTCACTATAGGAAATTTTTATGATGAACGTTGGTGTGACGTTTTACCTATGAGTGCGTGTCATATTTTGCTTGGtagaccatggcaatttgatAGAAAAGCTATTCATGATGGTGTTTCTAATGTCTATACGGTCACTACCAAATTAGGAAAGAAGATTAGGTTGTTACCTTTGCCCCCTAAGGTTGAACCTATGGTGGAAAAGAAACCAAACTTCCTTATGTCTAGGAAGGAGTTTGAGGAAGAATGCGTGATAGAAGGAGGAGGGTTTCTGCTTATTGTAAAGCccattgttgatgatgtttctcATGTGGCTAACTCTATTCCGTTGAGAAACTTGCTTAAAGAATTTGCAGATGTGTTTCCCGATGATTTGCCTAAAGGGTTGCCTCCATTTCGTGGTATTGAACATGCAATTGATTTGGTACCGGGAGCCTCATTACCAAACAAGGCAGCCTATAGATGCAATCCCGAGCAAGctaaggagttgcaaagacaagTTGAAGAACTCATGGAAAAGGGCTATGTGCGTGAAAGCCTTAGTCCATGTGCGGTGCCTGCCCTTTTGGTGCCAAAGAAAGAAGGAACTTGGaggatgtgtattgatagtcGTGCCATCAACAACATAACTATTAAATATAGATTTCCCATGCCAAGGCTACAagacatgcttgatgaattaagtggagccaCAGTTTTTAGCAAAATTGACTTGCGAAGTagttatcatcaaatgagaattcgtgaaggagatgaatggaagactgctttcaagacaaagcaaggtctatatgaatggcttgtcatgccatttggaCTTTGCAATGCTCCTAGTTCGTTCATGAGACTCATGAATGAGGTATTACGTCCCtttctaaataaattcattgttgtatatttagatgatattctagtatatagtaaaactgaaaatgagcatttgatacatttgagagttttacttgaggcattgagagagcataaattgtatggaaaaatggaaaaatgtacTTTCATGTGTAGTAGTATTTCTTTCCTAGGCTACATTGTTTCTAGTGAAGGAGTACAGGTTGATCCCGAGAAGGTGAAAGCTATCTCAACATGGAAGGTACCCAAAGATGTTCATGAGGTTAGAAGTTTTCATGGACTAGCTTCATTTTAccgagtcttcatcaagaactTTTCCACTCTTATGGCGCCTTTAACGGAGCTCTTGAAGAAAGGTGCATTTCAATGGAATGAAGCAGCCCACAAAGCCTTTGAAGACGTCAAAACCAAGTTATGCAACGCTCCAATACTTGCATTACCTGATTTTGACAAGTTgtttgaagtagaatgtgatgcaagtggcgTAGGCATTGGTGCGGTTCTTGTTCAAGAAAGGCGtcccatttgttattttagtgaaaagttaagtggagctaagttgaattattcaaattatgatCGTGAATTCTATGCCATTGTTAGAGCTTTGGATTATTGGTCTCATTACTTAAGGCCAAAGCCATTTGTTCTACATTCCGATCATGAAGCTTTGAAGTTCATTCATGGTCAACAAAAGCTCAACCATAGACATGCAAAGTGGGTGGAGTTCCTACAATCCTTCACTTTTAGTTCGAAGTACAAGGAAGGGAAGAAGAATGTGGTGGCGGATGCGTTGTCAAGGAGGAGTTACTTACTTGCTATGGTTCACACTCAAATATTAGGCTTTGAACACCTAAAGGCCTTatatgaaagtgatgatgattttGCTACTGAATTTTCTAAGCCCACTAAAGGATACTTGGTTCATGATGGTTTCTTATTCAAGGGAAACAAGTTATGTATCCCTAAAAGTGGAGTGCGTGAGTTATTGGTGCGTGAAGTCCATGGAGGAGGTATTGCGGGTCATTTTGGAATTCATAAGACTATGGAGATACTTCAAgaacatttctattggccacGAATGATCAAGGATGTAACACATGTGGTTGAAAGATGTTCTACTTGTCAAAAGTCCAAGAGTACCTTTCATAAGGGTCTCTACACTCCCTTGCCCGTTCCTAATGCTCCTTGGGAAGAGGTAAGTATGGACTTTATTGTGGGTCTTCCTAGGACTCAAAGAGGAAAAGATAGCatcatggtggttgttgatcgtttttctaaaatggctcatttcatTGCTTGTCACAAGACGGATGATGCATCTAAAGTTGCTGATTTGTACTTTCGAGAAATATTACGCCTACATGGAGTGCCAAGGACcattgtttcggatagggacactaagttcctaagtcatttttggaggACTCTTTGGAAGTTGGTAGGTACTAAACTTCTTTTTAGTACTTCTCATCATCCACAAacggatggtcaaacagaggtcACAAATCGCACTTTGGGATCCTTATTGCGTGGTCTAGTGAGTAGAACGCAAAAGGATTGGGATGTGAAGTTGGCTCATGCTGAGTTTGCCTACAATAGATCACCGTCATCTACTACTACTCGTGCTCCTTTTGAGGTGGTCTATGGGGTAAATCCTTTACTTCCTCTTGATCTTATTCCTTTGCCCAAGAAAGATCTAGTTCATGTTGATTCAAAGAAAAGATGGGAAGCTTTTCAAGAAACATGCGCTCAAGTCAAGAAAAAGATTGAAGCCATGAATACCGTTTACAAGGAAAGAGCTAATAAAAGAAGGAAACAGCCTACTTTTGCTCAAGGTGATTTGGTGTGGTTACATTTGCGCAAGGAACGTTTTCCTAACCTTAGGAAGAACAAGCTTATGCCTAGATCAGATGGTCCATTTCGTGTGGTTGAAAAGATTGGAGAAAGTGCTTACAAGCTTGAATTGCCAAGTGACTATGGTGGTGTTAGTGCAactttcaatgtgggtgatttgtctccataccttgaagatgagagtttgagggcaaacttctttgaagagggggagaatgatgagaattcagtccacaaagtccaagatcatcaagttacggttcctacaacacaagctacggtccatgcgttacttagccacgcaaatgtcaagcaaatggctgctaatttcgtgggattctcttcaaagaaatcctttattacttgccttaaatgggaagttgaatagatgagaagttgaataaatgggaagttgaatacaagcagcaacctgaattctagctttaatgcttaaatgggagttttttttataggagaaatgcaagagttttttaggagaatatggacggttcaaagtagcttaattagccttaatttgctgtttaaatagctattaataaagtgtcattattagccttaaatgcttaacgTTAAAAAGGCTTAATGCTAGCTTtagtttaatgctttgttttctgattttttgtaagggggaaagttaaaaggttccttgaaggggaagttaaaaggttccttgagggaagttaaaaggttccttgaagacttgtaacacttgcattatttttagtataaaaggaactcattgccatgcattttaggcaagtgagattgaaaacaaaattctgattttctttgtgaatttctttgtgcttactttgtgttgcacgccccttttattcttattacttagtgtttgagagtaaaagctttgagagtttaaaatacttagtgaatttttgctgctcaaagaaaccatccaatctagaataagtttctaagttgcgtgggtgttctcttgtttcgttccttgttaagcttgtttttaagctaattcatacactctaaaacggtcccattacacttccacatcagttggtatcagagccaaatcgTGTTGAACGAGATTACACTAGTTAAAACGCAGTATGGGTGATAATCAGTCCAATGCCGAAATGTTAAAAGTAATCGTGGATCAACTTCATGTAATGCACGATGGAATGAAGAGGCATGAAACAAGAATGGATGCCATTGGAGAGACGTTGCTTAGAGTGGGTAGAAGGGTAGAGGAATTAGAGAATTCTACTCCCACCCATGGCGAGTCCCATTTTCGTAACAATCAAGAAGATAGAAGTTTCAAACTAGACCTTCCTGAATTTGATGGTTCTAGTGATCCGGAGGTTTTTTATGATTGGGTACGAAGattagagaatatttttgagtataaaaattatgatgatgataagagttgtaaaatggcgactcttaaattgacaaaacttgctgggctttggtatgataacctcaaagccaagagaaggagagaagggaaagaaaagattgcatcttgggaaaaactcaagaagaaaatggagCAACGTTGGGTCCCACGTGAATATGTGCAGGATCAATATGTCAAATTAACTCGCCTAAATCAAGGTGAGCGTAATATTGATGAATATGTACGTGAGTTTGAGAAACTTAGCTTGGTGTGTGACATACAAGAGAAGGAACCACTCAAAATTGCGCGTTTCACAAAGGGGCTTTCTAAACCAATCTCTAATAAGGTGGATCTTCTACCTTATTCCACTTATGATGAGGTTGTGAAGGCTGCTAGGAAGGTTGAAGCACAAAACAAAGAGGAGAAGCCGAAGAATGCTCCAAGACCCCCTTTTAGAGCGTTCTCTTCCGCGGGAAAAGTTGATTCTTTTCCTAGCCCTTCTAAATCAACTGTTCCTACTAACCCTTCGAAAACTTATGGAGGAAAACCAGATTTCaagcaagatgcatccaaaagaACTTGTTACAAGTGTCATGAaagaggacatattgctagtgaatgtccaAAACGGAATACACTTACTATTCAAGAAGGAGAGTGGGGTtccgaagaagaggaagaggaggaggaaTATGAGGAATATGGTGCTGAAGAAAATGACGCTCCATTGTGTGGTGTTGTGAGAAGACTTCTACATTCCGAACCTCTCAAAGATATGCAACAACGAGAGAACCtttttcatactagatgcaaggTTCAAGACAAAGTTTTTGATGTGATTGTTGATGGAGGATCATGCACGGATGTGGCCTCAACTGAACTTGTAAGTAAGCTTAAATTACCTACACGAAATCATGCTAAACCTTACAAGTTAAATTGGCTGGATAATGACACCGGTTTAAAGGTTAAGAAACAAGCACTAGTTTCATTCACTATAGGAAATTTTTATGATGAACGTTGGTGTGACGTTTTACCTATGAGTGCGTGTCATATTTTGCTTGGtagaccatggcaatttgatAGAAAAGCTATTCATGATGGTGTTTCTAATGTCTATACGGTCACTACCAAATTAGGAAAGAAGATTAGGTTGTTACCTTTGCCCCCTAAGGTTGAACCTATGGTGGAAAAGAAACCAAACTTCCTTATGTCTAGGAAGGAGTTTGAGGAAGAATGCGTGATAGAAGGAGGAGGGTTTCTGCTTATTGTAAAGCccattgttgatgatgtttctcATGTGGCTAACTCTATTCCGTTGAGAAACTTGCTTAAAGAATTTGCAGATGTGTTTCCCGATGATTTGCCTAAAGGGTTGCCTCCATTTCGTGGTATTGAACATGCAATTGATTTGGTACCGGGAGCCTCATTACCAAACAAGGCAGCCTATAGATGCAATCCCGAGCAAGctaaggagttgcaaagacaagTTGAAGAACTCATGGAAAAGGGCTATGTGCGTGAAAGCCTTAGTCCATGTGCGGTGCCTGCCCTTTTGGTGCCAAAGAAAGAAGGAACTTGGaggatgtgtattgatagtcGTGCCATCAACAACATAACTATTAAATATAGATTTCCCATGCCAAGGCTACAagacatgcttgatgaattaagtggagccaCAGTTTTTAGCAAAATTGACTTGCGAAGTagttatcatcaaatgagaattcgtgaaggagatgaatggaagactgctttcaagacaaagcaaggtctatatgaatggcttgtcatgccatttggaCTTTGCAATGCTCCTAGTTCGTTCATGAGACTCATGAATGAGGTATTACGTCCCtttctaaataaattcattgttgtatatttagatgatattctagtatatagtaaaactgaaaatgagcatttgatacatttgagagttttacttgaggcattgagagagcataaattgtatggaaaaatggaaaaatgtacTTTCATGTGTAGTAGTATTTCTTTCCTAGGCTACATTGTTTCTAGTGAAGGAGTACAGGTTGATCCCGAGAAGGTGAAAGCTATCTCAACATGGAAGGTACCCAAAGA from the Amaranthus tricolor cultivar Red isolate AtriRed21 chromosome 12, ASM2621246v1, whole genome shotgun sequence genome contains:
- the LOC130828729 gene encoding uncharacterized protein LOC130828729; translated protein: MGDNQSNAEMLKVIVDQLHVMHDGMKRHETRMDAIGETLLRVGRRVEELENSTPTHGESHFRNNQEDRSFKLDLPEFDGSSDPEVFYDWDQYVKLTRLNQGERNIDEYVREFEKLSLVCDIQEKEPLKIACFTKGLSKPISNKVDLLPYSTYDEVVKAARKVEAQNKEEKPKNAPRPPFRAFSSVGKVDSFPSPSKSTVPTNPSKTYGGKPDFKQDASKRTCYKCHERGHIASECPKRNTLTIQEGEWGSEEEEEEEEYEEYGAEENDAPLCGVVRRLLHSEPLKDMQQRENLFHTRCKVQDKVFDVIVDGGSCTDVASTELVSKLKLPTRNHAKPYKLNWLDNDTGLKVKKQALVSFTIGNFYDERWCDVLPMSACHILLGRPWQFDRKAIHDGVSNVYTVTTKLGKKIRLLPLPPKVEPMVEKKPNFLMSRKEFEEECVIEGGGFLLIVKPIVDDVSHVANSIPLRNLLKEFADVFPDDLPKGLPPFRGIEHAIDLVPGASLPNKAAYRCNPEQAKELQRQVEELMEKGYVRESLSPCAVPALLVPKKEGTWRMCIDSRAINNITIKYRFPMPRLQDMLDELSGATVFSKIDLRSSYHQMRIREGDEWKTAFKTKQGLYEWLVMPFGLCNAPSSFMRLMNEVLRPFLNKFIVVYLDDILVYSKTEIFLS
- the LOC130828730 gene encoding uncharacterized protein LOC130828730, producing MDAIGETLLRVGRRVEELENSTPTHGESHFRNNQEDRSFKLDLPEFDGSSDPEVFYDWDQYVKLTRLNQGERNIDEYVREFEKLSLVCDIQEKEPLKIARFTKGLSKPISNKVDLLPYSTYDEVVKAARKVEAQNKEEKPKNAPRPPFRAFSSAGKVDSFPSPSKSTVPTNPSKTYGGKPDFKQDASKRTCYKCHERGHIASECPKRNTLTIQEGEWGSEEEEEEEEYEEYGAEENDAPLCGVVRRLLHSEPLKDMQQRENLFHTRCKVQDKVFDVIVDGGSCTDVASTELVSKLKLPTRNHAKPYKLNWLDNDTGLKVKKQALVSFTIGNFYDERWCDVLPMSACHILLGRPWQFDRKAIHDGVSNVYTVTTKLGKKIRLLPLPPKVEPMVEKKPNFLMSRKEFEEECVIEGGGFLLIVKPIVDDVSHVANSIPLRNLLKEFADVFPDDLPKGLPPFRGIEHAIDLVPGASLPNKAAYRCNPEQAKELQRQVEELMEKGYVRESLSPCAVPALLVPKKEGTWRMCIDSRAINNITIKYRFPMPRLQDMLDELSGATVFSKIDLRSSYHQMRIREGDEWKTAFKTKQGLYEWLVMPFGLCNAPSSFMRLMNEVLRPFLNKFIVVYLDDILVYSKTEIFLS